The Desulfobotulus pelophilus DNA segment CAGAGGCAGTACGGCCACCAGAACGGATGGCGGATTTTTGGGTTTTTCCTCAACGGGCAGCTCCATCAGATCAAAACCCTCACAGGCGGAACGTTCGCGAAGGTCCTTGTCCGGAATAAATTCTGCATCTTTATGATCCCCGTATCCCATGGAACCCAGTTTTTTTGCACGAAACTGCAGCCAGAGCATGCCGAGGCTGAACATAACCGCGGCCGTAATAATCCCCAGACCGGGCGCGGCAAAGGGAGAGGTCCCGAAATAAGGCATGGGAATGGCATTCTGAATGGCAGGCGTTCCGGGCAGGGCTGTCATGGTGAAGGTGAAAGCTCCAAGGGCAATACTGGCGGGTATCAGCATTTTAGGGATGTCGGCACGGCGAAACAGTGCGGCGGCAATGGGATAAACGGCAAAGGCAACCACAAAAAGGGACACCCCTCCATAGGTCATCACCGCGCAGGAAATCACCACGGCCAGAATGGCCCGGCCCGTACCGAGCTTTTCAATGATGGCATTGGCAAGAACCTCCGCACTTCCGGAATCCTCCATCAGTTTACCAAAAACCGCTCCCAGCAGAAAAACAGGGAAGTACAGGGCAATAAAATCCGCTGTGGAACCCATGAAAATCTGGGTATAACTGGCCAGCACTCGTCCTTCCAGGCTGGCCACAACGGCAAAGGTTGCCAGCACGGGGGCAAGAATCAGCAGGCTGATACCCCGGTAGGCAAGATAAATCAGAAGCCCGAGGGTCAGAAGAATGACAGAAATTCCCAGCATGACTATCCCTTCCCTTTCTTTGCTGCGTCCATGGTTTCGTCCACTTCCGGGGGTTGGAAACTGTCTGTGAAAAGACTTTTCAGATTAAAGGTGGATCGCTGCCCCAGATCTTCGAAGTGGTCGGCAAGAAAACGATCCGCCCACTGCCATCCCCTTTTGTTGAGATACTGAAGATAGGACCACTCCGCATTCATTTTACTGGACGCTTCCAGTCCCTTCAAATCTTCGTGGGCATGGATGATGTGAACGAAAATATCTCTGTATTGCTGGGAATCCAGCTTTGCCGATGCAATAATCTGGTGCAGCAGTTCAATGGAACGG contains these protein-coding regions:
- a CDS encoding GntP family permease, with product MLGISVILLTLGLLIYLAYRGISLLILAPVLATFAVVASLEGRVLASYTQIFMGSTADFIALYFPVFLLGAVFGKLMEDSGSAEVLANAIIEKLGTGRAILAVVISCAVMTYGGVSLFVVAFAVYPIAAALFRRADIPKMLIPASIALGAFTFTMTALPGTPAIQNAIPMPYFGTSPFAAPGLGIITAAVMFSLGMLWLQFRAKKLGSMGYGDHKDAEFIPDKDLRERSACEGFDLMELPVEEKPKNPPSVLVAVLPLVLVIAVNLAATFWVIPRMDTTYLSQPLYGETGIDKVRGIWSVIAALVIAIVLLIVTNRNRLGHLKQTLDNGANASLLPIFNTASLVGFGAVIASLGAFLLIRDGVVGLGGNNPLISLAIGVNVLAGMTGSASGGMSIALATLGDTYMQMAELHGISPDLLHRVTAVATGGLDTLPHNGAVITLLAITGLTHRQAYFDLAMTAMVVPFVSLVVLIVLGTLFGSF